One region of Pseudoalteromonas galatheae genomic DNA includes:
- a CDS encoding chemotaxis protein CheW, whose protein sequence is MSKHLFANEKVMKQYLGALLQEEPEIEQCELSPVAKLLEQVKEPEPELETTEPPAVVAIEPQEQVSDVIEEQSSKLAQDLEVTENTSIIKEQATIESVSARDAYQEGEFQALFFEVAGLTLAVPLKSLGGIHQLGEVNQLFGKPKWFKGVMLNREEKLNVVDTARWVMPEKLTPELEDALDYQYLITLGDSNWGLLAEKLVNNLTLKPEDIKWRTADGKRPWLAGVIKEKMCALIDVENLNRLLEQGLDSREQ, encoded by the coding sequence ATGAGTAAGCATTTATTTGCAAATGAAAAGGTGATGAAGCAGTATCTTGGCGCCCTGTTACAAGAGGAACCAGAGATTGAACAATGCGAATTATCGCCGGTTGCAAAGCTGCTTGAGCAAGTAAAAGAGCCAGAACCAGAGCTAGAAACGACAGAACCCCCAGCTGTGGTGGCAATCGAGCCTCAGGAACAGGTAAGTGATGTTATTGAAGAACAATCGAGTAAATTAGCTCAAGATCTTGAAGTCACTGAAAATACATCTATTATCAAAGAACAGGCAACGATAGAATCCGTCTCGGCAAGGGATGCCTATCAAGAAGGTGAATTCCAAGCATTGTTTTTTGAAGTGGCAGGCTTGACACTGGCGGTTCCGCTGAAATCACTTGGGGGAATACACCAACTGGGCGAAGTCAATCAACTCTTTGGTAAACCTAAATGGTTCAAAGGCGTCATGCTAAATCGTGAAGAAAAGCTCAATGTTGTTGATACTGCGCGATGGGTAATGCCTGAAAAATTAACACCAGAATTAGAAGATGCTCTGGATTACCAGTATTTGATTACGCTTGGGGATAGTAACTGGGGACTGTTAGCTGAGAAACTAGTCAACAACCTAACACTCAAGCCTGAAGACATAAAGTGGCGCACAGCAGATGGTAAACGTCCTTGGTTGGCTGGGGTGATTAAAGAAAAAATGTGCGCACTGATTGATGTAGAGAATTTAAACCGTTTGCTAGAACAAGGCCTCGATAGTCGAGAGCAGTAA
- a CDS encoding EscU/YscU/HrcU family type III secretion system export apparatus switch protein: MTQKSAIGLLYEAGSAPQVTFKGYGELAEEIIALAKEKNIMIHEDESLAQTLSALELHQEIPRELYYVIAELIAFSYIMRGKFPPGWEGFRGKLDIKA; this comes from the coding sequence ATGACACAAAAATCTGCTATTGGACTGTTATATGAAGCTGGAAGCGCACCTCAGGTTACCTTTAAAGGATATGGCGAGCTGGCAGAGGAAATTATTGCGCTGGCAAAAGAGAAAAACATCATGATCCATGAAGATGAATCATTAGCACAAACACTTAGTGCGCTTGAGTTACACCAAGAAATCCCAAGGGAGCTCTACTATGTGATTGCTGAACTCATCGCCTTTTCTTACATTATGCGTGGTAAATTTCCACCTGGCTGGGAAGGTTTTCGTGGCAAGCTAGATATAAAGGCATAG
- a CDS encoding DUF2802 domain-containing protein, producing MSEVVNAQTVLLVISITSSILALVCLRFVFVMGKKLQNAQGQTAQLSSSLKGAEQQIAILRSEVAELRASIMSIGKRVVATEQELNDVANQQAAQKYDDPDAKMYSRAVKMVELGADIEEVMRECELPRAEAELLMSLHNKSK from the coding sequence ATGTCTGAAGTAGTAAACGCACAAACCGTTTTACTCGTCATATCAATAACCTCAAGCATACTTGCATTAGTATGCTTGAGGTTTGTTTTTGTGATGGGTAAAAAACTACAGAATGCGCAGGGTCAAACAGCGCAACTTTCGAGCTCACTAAAAGGGGCTGAGCAACAAATAGCAATATTACGTAGCGAAGTTGCAGAGTTACGCGCCAGTATCATGAGTATTGGTAAGCGGGTGGTCGCAACCGAGCAAGAATTAAATGATGTTGCGAATCAGCAAGCAGCACAAAAATATGATGACCCCGACGCAAAAATGTATTCTCGCGCCGTGAAAATGGTGGAACTTGGCGCTGATATTGAAGAGGTGATGCGCGAGTGTGAGTTGCCAAGAGCAGAAGCAGAGCTGCTCATGTCTTTACATAACAAATCAAAATAA
- a CDS encoding chemotaxis protein CheW, giving the protein MSQDRLLSADKNADSNDEVLQWVTYKLEEETYGINVMQVQEVLRYTEIAPVPGAPSYVLGIINLRGNVVTVIDTRARFGLQSAEVTDNSRIVIIEAEKQVIGILVDSVAEVVYLRSSEIDSAPNIGTEESAKFIQGVSNREGELLILVDLNKLLNDDEWDELSHI; this is encoded by the coding sequence ATGAGCCAAGATAGACTACTTTCTGCAGACAAAAATGCTGATAGTAATGATGAAGTATTGCAATGGGTTACTTACAAGCTTGAAGAGGAAACTTACGGTATCAATGTAATGCAAGTGCAAGAAGTATTGCGTTATACCGAAATTGCACCAGTCCCAGGTGCACCAAGCTACGTGCTGGGGATCATTAATCTGCGTGGTAACGTTGTAACGGTTATAGACACGCGAGCTAGGTTTGGCCTGCAAAGTGCAGAAGTCACGGATAATTCAAGAATTGTGATTATCGAAGCCGAGAAACAAGTTATTGGTATATTAGTCGATAGCGTTGCTGAGGTGGTTTACTTACGTAGCTCGGAAATTGACAGCGCGCCAAACATTGGCACAGAAGAAAGCGCTAAGTTTATCCAAGGCGTATCAAATCGAGAAGGCGAGCTATTGATCTTAGTCGATCTTAATAAGCTATTAAACGATGATGAATGGGATGAGCTGAGTCATATCTAG